In Deferribacter autotrophicus, a single genomic region encodes these proteins:
- a CDS encoding nucleotide sugar dehydrogenase, protein MRIAVVGLGYVGLPLAVSFAKEFDVIGFDIKKERIEELKNGKDSTGEVSSEELKNISIKYTANPEDLKNASFYIVTVPTPIDEHKNPDLTPLVKASETIGKYLKKGDYVVYESTVYPGVTEDICVPILEKESGLTFKKDFKVGYSPERINPGDKIHTFENIVKVVSGCDKESLDFIAEIYGKVVKAGIFKAESIKVAEAAKVIENTQRDLNIALMNELALIFDKMNIDTKSVLEAAGTKWNFLKFEPGLVGGHCIGVDPYYLTFKAQEIGYHPQIILSGRKINDYMGKFIAEKTVKLLIKANKLVKNAKVLILGFTFKENVPDIRNTKVIDIYSELIEYGVNPYIFDPIASTDEIRDEYNIETISSLDEKSPYDGIILAVKHDYFIQNLDNNLIKKLISKNGVFIDVKGIMKNKLEKIDITYWRL, encoded by the coding sequence ATGAGAATTGCAGTTGTTGGTCTTGGATACGTAGGGTTGCCTCTTGCGGTATCCTTTGCAAAAGAATTTGATGTAATAGGATTTGACATAAAAAAAGAAAGAATTGAAGAATTAAAAAATGGTAAAGATTCCACAGGAGAAGTGAGTAGTGAAGAACTAAAAAATATCTCAATAAAATATACAGCTAACCCTGAAGATTTAAAAAATGCAAGTTTTTATATTGTGACTGTGCCAACCCCTATAGATGAGCATAAAAACCCTGATCTAACACCTCTTGTAAAAGCATCTGAAACTATTGGCAAGTATCTTAAAAAGGGAGATTATGTGGTTTATGAATCTACCGTTTATCCTGGAGTTACAGAGGATATTTGTGTACCCATACTTGAAAAAGAATCCGGTCTTACTTTCAAAAAAGATTTTAAGGTGGGTTACTCTCCAGAGCGGATAAATCCAGGGGACAAAATTCATACCTTTGAAAACATTGTTAAGGTTGTGTCAGGCTGTGATAAGGAAAGTTTAGATTTTATAGCTGAAATTTATGGAAAAGTTGTTAAAGCAGGTATTTTCAAAGCTGAGAGTATAAAAGTAGCTGAAGCTGCAAAAGTTATAGAAAATACACAGAGAGATTTAAACATTGCACTGATGAACGAACTAGCACTCATCTTTGACAAAATGAATATAGACACTAAAAGCGTACTTGAAGCAGCAGGAACAAAATGGAATTTTTTAAAGTTTGAACCTGGCTTAGTTGGTGGTCACTGTATTGGTGTAGATCCATATTATTTAACATTTAAAGCCCAAGAAATAGGTTATCATCCACAGATAATTTTATCAGGAAGAAAGATCAATGATTACATGGGAAAATTTATTGCAGAAAAAACTGTTAAATTGTTGATTAAAGCTAATAAATTAGTGAAAAATGCAAAGGTTCTTATTTTAGGATTTACTTTTAAAGAAAATGTACCAGATATTAGGAATACCAAAGTCATTGACATTTATTCCGAATTAATTGAATATGGCGTTAACCCTTACATATTTGATCCTATCGCTTCAACGGATGAAATCAGAGATGAATACAACATTGAAACAATTTCAAGTTTAGATGAAAAATCCCCTTATGATGGAATTATCCTTGCAGTAAAACACGACTACTTTATCCAAAATCTTGATAATAACCTCATAAAGAAGCTAATCTCAAAAAACGGTGTATTTATAGATGTAAAAGGTATTATGAAAAATAAATTGGAAAAAATTGATATAACATATTGGAGACTATAA
- the yedF gene encoding sulfurtransferase-like selenium metabolism protein YedF, translating into MVVDARGKACPTPVIMTKKALEEIEEGVITVLVDNVASKENVSKFAASQGFTYEVDDKGEYFEIVIAKGYKCSLPQDSDKDKEDVTANLVIHVGSDAIGNGSDELGKLLMTGFIENIINMDFLPKTVIFVNSGVFLTTKNEKTINALKELENKGVEILSCGTCLTHFNLMDDLKVGEVTDAYKVMQRLFYADKIIRL; encoded by the coding sequence ATGGTTGTCGATGCAAGAGGCAAAGCATGTCCAACACCTGTAATTATGACAAAGAAAGCCCTTGAAGAGATTGAAGAGGGTGTGATAACTGTTTTGGTAGATAATGTTGCGTCAAAGGAGAATGTCTCAAAGTTTGCTGCAAGCCAAGGATTTACTTACGAGGTTGATGATAAAGGGGAGTATTTTGAAATTGTTATCGCAAAGGGGTACAAGTGTTCTCTTCCTCAAGACAGTGACAAAGATAAAGAAGATGTCACAGCTAATCTTGTGATTCATGTAGGAAGCGACGCTATTGGTAATGGTAGTGATGAGCTTGGAAAATTATTAATGACAGGTTTTATTGAAAATATTATTAATATGGACTTTTTGCCTAAAACGGTGATTTTTGTAAATAGCGGAGTGTTTTTAACAACAAAAAATGAAAAGACAATTAATGCTTTGAAAGAACTGGAAAACAAAGGTGTAGAAATTCTAAGTTGTGGTACATGTTTAACCCATTTCAATTTGATGGATGATTTGAAGGTGGGTGAAGTTACTGACGCGTACAAAGTGATGCAGCGTTTGTTTTATGCAGATAAAATAATAAGGTTGTAG
- a CDS encoding glycosyltransferase family 4 protein has translation MQRNYRKHTMNYPLENKIIIFIRTFSRYGGVENFCFRFYNYLKGKNINVNIICGENKTDIKNEDIIEVKLWKPGRFLKTLSFYLKSQKYIKSIDKNSVTLACGKVAHCDFYRTGSSSHIDFLIKSSVGYPPLKFIMKAIKRALNPVNYLNPILESKIYNSKHTKKIIAISTLVENELTSRFKLPKNKIVVIPNGIDKTKFSLKNKEKLINTLKNRLTFDENKIVIGFCSTNFELKGLHFLISSLQYLPEDFVLLVAGGRNPSKYIKLAKKLKVDNRVYFLGKVDNMPEFYASLDVFCHPSFYDTFGSVVAEAIAMHIPTITAKNVGAKDLIIEGVNGYILEKINEKLIAEMIQKCINLKPENFIDTTLSDDEVFQKYLDVLLDENFINSVLSNR, from the coding sequence ATGCAAAGAAACTACAGGAAACATACAATGAATTATCCTTTAGAAAATAAGATAATTATTTTTATTCGTACATTTTCAAGATATGGTGGAGTTGAAAATTTTTGTTTCAGGTTTTACAATTACTTAAAGGGTAAAAATATAAATGTAAATATCATCTGTGGTGAAAATAAGACTGATATTAAAAATGAAGATATTATTGAAGTAAAATTATGGAAACCTGGTAGATTTCTAAAAACTTTAAGTTTCTATTTAAAATCACAAAAATATATAAAATCTATCGATAAAAACTCTGTAACTTTAGCTTGTGGAAAAGTAGCACACTGTGATTTCTACCGAACTGGGAGCAGCTCTCACATAGATTTTTTAATAAAATCATCAGTAGGGTATCCACCATTAAAATTTATTATGAAAGCTATTAAAAGGGCATTGAATCCAGTAAATTATCTTAATCCCATCCTTGAATCTAAAATTTATAATAGTAAACACACTAAAAAAATTATCGCAATTTCTACTCTTGTGGAAAATGAACTTACTAGCAGATTTAAACTTCCAAAAAATAAGATTGTTGTTATTCCAAATGGTATAGACAAAACCAAATTCTCTTTAAAAAATAAAGAAAAACTTATAAATACATTAAAAAATAGATTAACTTTTGATGAAAATAAAATTGTCATCGGTTTTTGTTCTACCAATTTTGAGTTAAAAGGTTTACATTTTTTAATTTCCTCACTACAGTATTTACCAGAGGATTTTGTTTTACTTGTTGCAGGCGGCAGAAATCCGTCTAAATACATAAAGCTTGCAAAAAAACTCAAAGTTGATAATAGAGTTTATTTCTTAGGTAAAGTAGATAATATGCCGGAGTTTTATGCTTCATTGGATGTTTTTTGCCATCCTTCTTTTTATGATACTTTCGGAAGTGTTGTAGCAGAAGCTATTGCTATGCACATTCCAACAATTACTGCCAAAAACGTTGGTGCCAAGGATTTGATAATAGAAGGAGTTAATGGATACATTTTAGAAAAAATTAATGAAAAACTTATTGCAGAAATGATTCAGAAATGTATAAATTTAAAGCCTGAAAATTTCATTGATACGACATTGAGTGATGATGAAGTTTTTCAAAAATATTTGGATGTTTTGTTAGATGAAAATTTTATTAATTCAGTTTTATCAAATCGGTGA
- a CDS encoding glycosyltransferase, whose protein sequence is MNKSIPVLCYHKVSYSGGITPEQFEEHLFFLKKNGYQTITTSQLYQYLKENTISVKKPFLITFDDCFLDNWIYAIPLLEKYSFNAVFFAISNFIWDGEPRNKEWASNILTARECFINALKNKDYSQFMNSSELYKAVYHYGHEVLSHTQSHQMCFKNLYQTGNLNEKSHWGVYGIYEHPISDYPLFQRGSAYAYNGFWPVLKDNGFLDFRYRSDEERFKFCFEEFINSRNKIEEIINKRVDFICWPWGEFDNITIDAAKEAGYKGAFTLERFCNSYGTNPFYINRIGIVDKTSVRWLSQKMKIYSSKYLSMIFFKKYRKKNDFGGKVLFVTDSTKRSSGGIKQLIYNAKSLKEKNVQVYLAAKKDAYVSSLEDIFDKIVFLDFNKKLLSAKKLAFFIKENKIKVVHTFHNKGHKVGVLSKVFYSKFRLFVNRGVLKVPNNIFYYNNVLIDGFICNSHACKESLKKIFVNPKKINVVFNCIDFEELERDLTSKKIFMVLYIGNTNPIKGFDIFNQIVKKIPKRYNIQFVALGVAKEKLKFQIDKRIELPGTVKNVASYLKDANLFVLTSRSESFPNSLLEAMSFGLPVVAHSVGAVNDLIIDGKNGFVVDNLDIDKFANKILFLYNNRKLSQRMGDNNREIIRQLSCMNKGLKLIKVYSGQFFEDKINAR, encoded by the coding sequence ATGAATAAAAGCATCCCTGTTTTGTGTTATCATAAAGTTTCATATTCTGGAGGAATAACACCTGAGCAATTTGAAGAACATCTTTTTTTTCTTAAAAAAAATGGTTATCAAACCATAACTACATCACAATTATACCAATATTTAAAAGAAAATACTATTTCTGTAAAAAAACCGTTTTTAATTACTTTTGATGATTGTTTTTTAGACAATTGGATATACGCTATTCCATTATTGGAAAAGTATTCATTTAATGCAGTGTTTTTCGCAATTTCAAATTTCATATGGGATGGTGAACCAAGGAATAAAGAATGGGCAAGTAATATTTTAACAGCAAGAGAATGTTTTATTAATGCTTTAAAAAATAAGGATTATTCTCAATTTATGAATTCATCTGAGCTTTACAAAGCCGTATATCATTATGGACATGAGGTTTTAAGTCATACGCAATCCCACCAAATGTGTTTTAAAAATTTATATCAAACAGGTAATTTGAATGAAAAATCTCACTGGGGTGTTTATGGAATATATGAACATCCTATAAGTGATTATCCTCTTTTTCAAAGAGGCTCAGCATACGCCTATAATGGGTTTTGGCCTGTTTTAAAGGATAATGGATTTTTGGATTTTAGATACCGCAGTGATGAAGAGAGATTTAAGTTTTGTTTTGAAGAATTTATAAATAGTAGAAATAAAATTGAAGAGATAATTAATAAAAGGGTAGATTTTATTTGTTGGCCTTGGGGAGAATTTGATAATATTACTATTGATGCCGCCAAAGAGGCAGGATACAAAGGAGCTTTTACTTTAGAAAGATTTTGTAACAGTTATGGGACAAACCCATTTTACATAAACAGAATCGGTATAGTAGATAAAACTTCGGTAAGATGGCTATCTCAAAAAATGAAGATCTATTCTTCAAAGTATTTATCGATGATCTTTTTTAAAAAATACCGTAAGAAGAACGACTTTGGTGGTAAAGTTTTGTTTGTAACTGATTCTACAAAACGCTCTAGCGGTGGAATTAAACAGCTTATTTATAATGCAAAATCATTAAAAGAAAAAAATGTGCAGGTTTATTTAGCAGCTAAAAAAGATGCTTATGTTAGTAGTTTGGAAGATATTTTCGACAAGATAGTATTTTTAGATTTTAATAAAAAGTTATTATCTGCCAAAAAATTAGCATTTTTTATTAAAGAAAACAAAATTAAAGTAGTGCATACTTTTCATAATAAGGGGCACAAAGTAGGGGTGCTTTCAAAGGTTTTTTATTCAAAATTTAGGTTGTTTGTTAATAGGGGAGTTTTGAAAGTTCCTAACAATATTTTTTATTATAATAATGTATTGATTGATGGTTTTATATGTAATTCACATGCTTGCAAAGAGAGTTTGAAAAAGATTTTTGTTAATCCTAAAAAGATAAATGTTGTTTTCAATTGTATAGACTTTGAGGAATTAGAGAGAGATTTGACTTCTAAAAAAATTTTTATGGTACTTTATATTGGAAATACAAACCCTATAAAAGGGTTTGATATATTTAATCAGATTGTGAAAAAAATACCAAAAAGGTATAATATACAATTTGTTGCTCTTGGCGTTGCAAAAGAAAAGTTAAAATTTCAAATTGATAAGAGGATTGAATTGCCAGGGACAGTTAAAAATGTTGCAAGTTATCTCAAAGATGCAAATCTTTTTGTATTGACATCGAGGTCGGAAAGTTTTCCTAACTCATTATTAGAAGCTATGAGTTTTGGTTTGCCTGTTGTTGCTCATAGTGTTGGTGCAGTTAACGATCTCATAATTGATGGAAAAAACGGATTTGTTGTTGACAATCTTGATATAGACAAGTTTGCTAATAAAATTTTATTTTTGTATAATAACAGGAAGCTATCTCAGAGAATGGGAGATAATAACCGAGAAATAATTAGGCAGTTAAGTTGTATGAATAAAGGTTTGAAACTGATTAAGGTATATTCAGGACAGTTTTTTGAGGATAAAATAAATGCAAGGTAA
- a CDS encoding glycosyltransferase family 9 protein yields MKILLIQFYQIGDIVLSTPFPREIKRVYPEAKIDFLVAKGFEDVLKYNPNIENVITIDRKGGVKELLDVIKQVRNRKYDFLIDFHNNPRSAWISLFSGAKTKITYKYTKRKFAYNQLVMPKREYAIKMKSALLKPLGIECKNIRPEIFYKKEHLARINEMLINYGIQQYVTISPTHKRETRRWPLNYYIEVAKYIYQNYKLCSIFTAAPNEQEYLSPLKSENLYGKAFFIAPKMTLLELTALIDNALIHIGNDSAPHHIAVACKTPTFIILGSSSSGWVFPDEIHTYVNKKLTCQPCNSEKCKFETIPCLTELKFEDIRQEFDRFFKRYILKGIL; encoded by the coding sequence ATGAAAATTTTATTAATTCAGTTTTATCAAATCGGTGATATTGTATTGTCGACCCCTTTTCCAAGGGAAATAAAGAGGGTTTATCCCGAGGCAAAAATTGACTTCTTAGTTGCAAAGGGGTTTGAAGATGTTTTAAAGTATAATCCAAATATTGAGAATGTTATTACAATTGACAGAAAAGGCGGAGTGAAAGAATTATTAGATGTTATAAAGCAAGTTAGAAATAGAAAATATGATTTTTTGATAGATTTTCATAATAATCCACGATCTGCTTGGATATCACTTTTTTCAGGAGCAAAAACAAAAATAACTTATAAATATACGAAAAGGAAATTTGCTTATAATCAATTGGTGATGCCAAAGAGAGAATATGCAATTAAGATGAAATCAGCACTTCTAAAGCCTTTAGGTATTGAATGCAAAAATATAAGACCTGAAATATTTTACAAAAAAGAACATTTAGCAAGAATCAACGAGATGTTAATAAATTATGGGATCCAGCAATATGTGACAATTTCGCCAACTCATAAAAGAGAAACAAGGAGATGGCCTCTGAATTATTATATTGAGGTAGCAAAATATATATATCAAAACTACAAATTATGCTCAATTTTTACTGCTGCACCAAATGAACAAGAGTATCTAAGTCCTTTAAAAAGCGAAAACCTTTATGGAAAAGCTTTTTTTATAGCTCCCAAAATGACGTTGTTAGAATTAACGGCTTTGATAGATAATGCCTTGATACATATTGGTAATGATTCTGCTCCTCATCATATTGCTGTTGCATGTAAAACACCGACGTTTATAATTTTAGGTTCATCGAGCTCAGGCTGGGTGTTTCCTGATGAAATTCACACATATGTTAATAAAAAACTTACATGTCAACCATGTAATAGCGAAAAATGTAAATTTGAGACAATTCCGTGTTTAACTGAGCTAAAATTCGAAGATATCAGACAGGAGTTTGATAGATTTTTTAAAAGATATATTTTAAAAGGAATTTTATGA
- the lpxK gene encoding tetraacyldisaccharide 4'-kinase codes for MSKIISIGNITLGGTGKTPMAIFLANQLTSLGYKVCVLSRGYKGKIGYDTNVISDGKEILLKPPLAADEPYMIAINCPGCIVITGKERVKSFEYAEKNFDIDFYLLDDGFQHRKMPRDLDIVLLDHKNPISTGLPFPFGYLREFPSALKRADIIVFTKANSFTMPEKVRKYIKGKDIFYSKIKNKEVVFRNEQYPISFLKGKKVVAFSGIAKNSSFFKQLSKLGVEIVYKKGYMDHHFYREKDMDFLFKLKKRYNADFLITTEKDYVKILDKYRDDIAFLKIEISINDTQKFMDLIFEKIK; via the coding sequence TTGTCAAAGATAATTTCTATAGGCAATATTACTTTAGGTGGTACGGGTAAAACCCCTATGGCAATTTTTTTAGCGAATCAATTAACTAGTCTCGGTTATAAAGTCTGCGTATTGTCCAGAGGTTATAAAGGGAAAATCGGTTATGATACAAATGTAATATCTGATGGTAAAGAGATACTTTTAAAACCACCTCTGGCTGCTGATGAACCGTATATGATAGCAATAAATTGCCCCGGATGTATTGTAATCACAGGGAAAGAAAGGGTAAAAAGTTTTGAATATGCAGAAAAGAATTTTGACATTGATTTTTACCTTTTAGATGATGGATTTCAGCATAGAAAGATGCCAAGGGATTTGGATATTGTATTGCTCGATCACAAAAATCCTATCTCAACGGGATTACCTTTTCCTTTTGGTTATTTGAGAGAGTTTCCATCTGCCTTAAAAAGAGCAGATATTATTGTTTTTACCAAGGCTAATAGTTTTACAATGCCTGAGAAAGTCAGAAAATATATCAAAGGGAAAGATATATTTTACTCTAAGATTAAGAATAAAGAAGTCGTTTTTAGAAATGAACAGTATCCGATATCCTTTTTAAAAGGGAAAAAAGTTGTTGCCTTTTCTGGGATTGCAAAGAATAGTTCTTTTTTTAAACAATTAAGCAAATTAGGCGTAGAAATAGTATACAAAAAGGGGTATATGGATCATCATTTTTATAGAGAGAAAGATATGGATTTTCTTTTTAAATTAAAGAAAAGATATAATGCTGACTTTTTAATAACAACTGAAAAAGATTATGTAAAAATTTTAGACAAATATAGAGATGATATTGCTTTCTTAAAGATAGAAATATCAATTAATGATACACAAAAGTTTATGGATTTGATTTTTGAAAAAATTAAATAG
- a CDS encoding glycosyltransferase, with protein MNIAFITSTHRWGGVKTWMLEFGNELNKLGHSCYYFASDKNFIKKARENYHISHIIKFGADYNIFAVKAFYSYFRKYKIDIIICNIYKEIRTAGIAAKLLAIPVIHRVGLVGDLKNKIDVIINHKLIVDKILVPCKGMKDKLVETFKFIKEQDVEYVYNGKIPYEKRSIMKTDPVRFVITSKVEETKGHKDLFEALLKLDKEFNINFLCDIYGEGELEGWLDEQIKKYKLDSKIRLKGFSLGLGEILPNYHFGILTSYSEGFPNVVLEYLAAGLPVISTNIACIPELIEESKNGFLYFPGNIDQLTKLLHKCCLMEKNCYKKMSLHAVNSIEKKFNLKKNAKLLSVFLEKIVRGE; from the coding sequence ATGAATATAGCTTTTATAACATCCACTCATAGGTGGGGAGGTGTTAAAACATGGATGTTAGAATTTGGAAATGAATTAAATAAGTTAGGACATAGTTGTTATTACTTTGCTTCGGATAAAAATTTTATTAAAAAAGCAAGAGAAAATTACCACATCTCACATATTATTAAGTTTGGTGCAGATTATAATATATTTGCTGTAAAAGCATTCTACTCTTATTTTAGAAAATATAAAATCGATATAATCATATGTAATATTTATAAGGAAATTAGGACAGCAGGTATTGCTGCTAAACTTTTAGCAATCCCTGTGATCCATAGAGTAGGTTTGGTAGGTGATTTGAAGAATAAAATTGATGTTATAATAAATCACAAATTGATTGTAGATAAGATTTTAGTCCCTTGCAAAGGGATGAAAGATAAGCTTGTTGAAACCTTTAAGTTTATAAAAGAACAGGATGTAGAATATGTCTATAACGGTAAAATTCCATATGAAAAAAGAAGTATAATGAAAACAGATCCTGTTCGTTTTGTAATTACATCAAAAGTTGAAGAAACAAAGGGACATAAAGATCTTTTTGAAGCATTACTTAAGTTAGACAAAGAGTTTAATATAAATTTTTTGTGTGATATTTATGGTGAGGGAGAGCTTGAAGGGTGGTTAGATGAGCAGATTAAAAAATATAAATTAGATAGTAAAATAAGACTCAAAGGTTTTAGCCTCGGCTTAGGTGAGATATTACCAAATTATCATTTTGGGATACTTACTTCATATTCCGAAGGATTCCCTAATGTTGTTTTAGAATATTTAGCTGCTGGTTTGCCTGTTATTAGTACTAATATTGCATGTATTCCAGAGTTGATAGAAGAAAGTAAAAATGGATTTTTATATTTTCCTGGAAATATTGATCAATTAACAAAATTACTACATAAATGCTGTTTAATGGAAAAAAATTGTTATAAAAAAATGTCATTACATGCGGTAAACTCTATCGAAAAAAAATTCAATCTTAAAAAAAATGCAAAATTACTATCTGTTTTTTTGGAAAAAATAGTAAGAGGAGAATAA
- a CDS encoding ferritin family protein: MTNEILKALKTAYEAEKEGLRTYLKFAKQTKVAAGKNMFIQLALDEIDHMELIEKFIEQTFEGKPYERVKVPKGRLSKFMPETSDASLQKVDKADLGDEEALKIALEHEKKAYEFYKEKAAKTPNSELKAFFENLAEVEQKHYDIIQAELDTIRNDGFWFDTIEFSVEL; the protein is encoded by the coding sequence ATGACGAACGAAATTCTAAAAGCCCTAAAAACAGCATATGAGGCCGAAAAAGAAGGTTTGAGAACTTATCTCAAATTCGCAAAACAAACAAAGGTTGCAGCAGGTAAAAATATGTTTATTCAGCTAGCCTTAGATGAGATTGATCATATGGAACTTATTGAAAAGTTTATTGAGCAAACATTCGAAGGAAAACCTTATGAAAGAGTAAAAGTACCTAAAGGGAGACTTTCAAAATTTATGCCAGAAACAAGCGATGCAAGCTTACAAAAAGTAGATAAAGCTGATTTAGGGGATGAGGAGGCTTTAAAAATTGCACTTGAACATGAAAAGAAGGCTTATGAGTTTTATAAAGAAAAAGCAGCAAAAACACCAAATTCTGAGTTAAAAGCATTTTTCGAAAATTTGGCTGAAGTCGAACAAAAACATTATGATATTATTCAAGCAGAACTTGATACCATCAGAAATGACGGTTTTTGGTTTGATACTATTGAGTTTTCTGTAGAACTGTAA
- a CDS encoding aminotransferase class I/II-fold pyridoxal phosphate-dependent enzyme, protein MNPLAQELNEMIAKDNASVLEMLSKLGKNLFMPKGILTQSAEAKEKAHKFNATIGIATENNGPMYLDCIYEPLNTFEPKDLFPYAPATGKPELRKAWKEKMVKENPSLQGKYIGLPIVTNALTHGLSIVADLFVDEGDYVVTPDKFWGNYRLTFSVRRGGEIATFDTFTKEGKFNVNGLIEKVKECGEARGKVIILLNFPNNPSGYMPTVEEAEAIANGLVKLADEGIKIIAVTDDAYFGLFYEDSIKESIFGLLANKSENLLAIKLDGATKEEYVWGFRVGFITFAATTNEPQEGMLTALEKKVAGLIRGTISNCPHPSQTFVLRAINHPDFAKQKAEKYEIMKARALKVKEVLDSGKYVDEFEYYPFNSGYFMCLKLKNVEAEALRVHLLDKYGVGTISVNKTDLRIAFSCIEVEQVEELFDIIYQGCKDLNK, encoded by the coding sequence ATGAACCCATTAGCTCAAGAGTTAAACGAAATGATAGCAAAAGATAATGCATCTGTTTTAGAAATGTTGTCAAAACTTGGGAAAAATCTGTTTATGCCAAAAGGGATTTTAACACAGTCTGCAGAAGCAAAAGAGAAAGCTCATAAATTCAATGCAACAATCGGTATTGCTACTGAAAATAATGGCCCTATGTATCTTGATTGCATTTATGAGCCTTTAAATACATTTGAACCTAAAGATCTCTTCCCTTATGCACCTGCTACGGGAAAACCTGAGCTTAGAAAAGCCTGGAAAGAAAAAATGGTAAAAGAAAATCCTTCTTTGCAGGGCAAATACATCGGACTACCTATTGTTACAAATGCATTAACCCATGGGCTTAGCATTGTGGCTGATTTATTTGTAGATGAAGGTGATTATGTGGTGACTCCCGATAAATTCTGGGGAAATTACAGGCTTACCTTTTCTGTTAGAAGAGGTGGTGAGATTGCTACTTTTGATACTTTTACAAAAGAGGGTAAGTTTAATGTAAATGGTTTGATAGAAAAAGTAAAAGAATGTGGTGAGGCTAGAGGTAAGGTTATTATTTTGTTGAATTTCCCTAATAACCCTTCAGGGTATATGCCTACAGTGGAAGAAGCAGAAGCTATAGCCAATGGGCTTGTTAAGCTTGCTGATGAAGGGATAAAAATTATTGCTGTGACAGATGATGCATATTTTGGACTATTTTATGAGGATTCAATAAAAGAATCAATTTTTGGTTTACTTGCCAATAAATCTGAAAATCTGTTGGCTATTAAATTAGATGGGGCTACTAAAGAGGAGTATGTTTGGGGTTTTCGTGTGGGCTTTATCACATTTGCAGCTACAACTAATGAGCCTCAAGAAGGGATGTTAACGGCATTGGAGAAAAAGGTTGCAGGTCTTATCAGAGGTACAATTTCAAACTGCCCTCATCCATCACAAACTTTTGTTTTAAGAGCTATAAATCATCCTGATTTTGCTAAGCAGAAAGCAGAAAAATATGAAATTATGAAAGCAAGGGCTTTAAAAGTTAAAGAAGTTCTGGATAGTGGAAAATATGTGGATGAATTTGAATATTATCCATTTAATTCTGGTTATTTTATGTGTTTAAAGTTGAAAAATGTGGAAGCTGAAGCATTGAGAGTACATCTTCTTGATAAATACGGTGTTGGCACAATTTCCGTAAACAAAACCGATTTAAGAATTGCGTTCAGTTGTATAGAAGTTGAGCAAGTAGAAGAACTATTTGATATTATTTATCAAGGGTGTAAGGATTTGAATAAATAA